Below is a genomic region from Algoriphagus halophilus.
AGAGAACGAAGAATGGGTTCGGGATCGATTTCCTCCATTCTCAAAATCAATTGCTCAGAATCCAGGGTAGCTGTTTCTAATAATTTTTCTACCATCAAGTTCAATTTGTGCAATTGCATCTTTGAAATACCCAGATAGCGTTTGTTCTTTTCTGGGTCGTTCGTAGGATTAAATTGTTCTATTCCTTCAATGGCAGATAGTGTAGTGGCGATAGGGGTTTTGAATTCATGGGTAATATTCGAAATCAAGTCCTGTTTGATTTCTGCCACTTCTTTTTGGTTTTTAATAGTATGGTAGAGGTAATAAAAAGCGTAAGAAATAATTCCTAAAAACAAGAGAGAGGTAAGGAGTTCGAATACTCCTCTTTTTAGAATATTGAGAGCTGTATTCTCGAAATACAATTCCAAGTATTGGCCCCTTGGCAAAAAAGTGGACTTGGTAACGGTTTTGAAAGGCATGTTCAGCAAGGCTGGATAATTATAGGAACCGGAAATGGTGTCCTTGGCAAATTGAAGTAAGCCATAATTGATGCTGATTCCTTTTCTATCTAAATCAGCTTGGAATAGCTCGTTGATTTTTCCGAAATCCAGAGAATCTCTGGTTATAGAAATGATGATGGTATTAGTCAATGCCTTAAGCCGATGAATACTATCTGCAGATTCTAATCCTCGAAAAATATTGATCTGATGTTGCTCATCTACTGTCATATTTGTAGCCGAGTCAAACGTTAAATCATTGTATAAATGAATGGATTTAGAGGAATCAGAAAATGACCAGGTGGCAGCATTGGAATCAATTGCCTCTAAAGTTTCCAAGGATTTGAAAAACATTTTACTTTTTCCTACACGATGAAAAAAACTATTGTTCAGACTATCTGCTTTTAAGGAATCAGAAACTGTGAAATCGAGCTGCAGTGGCTTTCCATCGGTTAAGGTAAGCACATCTGTTTTTGCCAAATCCGCAAAATATGCTTCTAATGCATTGTCTAAACTCACCTGAATATCCTTGGTCAGTTGAGTTTCTATTTGTTTGAATTGAGAGATATTTCTATAGATCTGTACTCCGATGGAGACCAACAAAGTGAATCCTATTAAAATACCTATCCGCTTGAATTGTAGCTTTTTCACCATGCTAAATTAGGAGCTAATCAATTGAAAAACCGAATGTTAACACACGTTAACACTGCTTAACTTAGTTATTTGGGCTGTTTTTATTGGTTTGCATCAAAGAAAATACATATGAAAACCAAAATTTTACTCCTCGGATTTATTGTTTTTATGGGCCTAGTAAGCACTACTAGGGCTCAGGGATTGACTGGGATTGCCCACTACAAATCCTCTTCAACTATCAAATTTTCAATGGATAGCACTAAAATGGCTCCTGAGGCTATGGCAGATATTCAAAGACAGTTGAAAAAACAACTGGAAAAGGAATATGTGCTTACGTTCAACCAAGGAGAATCTAATTGGAAACAAGCAGAAAGCTTAGGTGCCGGGCCTGCTACCGCTTCTTCAGGAGGTGCTACAATCGTTATTAATACTGGTGGAAGTGATTTAGTCTTGTATAAAAATTTGGCAGAACAGAAATACTTGGAAGAGAAGGATTTGATGGGGAAAGAATTTTTGGTCAAAGATGACCTGAAAGTATTTGAATGGGAACTTACAGGAGAAACCAAGACCATTGGTAATTATACCTGTCAAAAAGCGACCTATACAAAAATTCTAGACAGCAAAAGGTTCTCCACAGGGATGGAAGAAATGGAAGAATTCAAGGATACTGTACAAGTGGTCGCATGGTATACCGATCAAATTCCAGTTAGCCATGGACCTTCTGAATTTTGGGGACTTCCTGGCCTAATCCTCGAGTTACAAAACAATGGTTCTACTATGATCTGTGAGAAGATTGTGTTGAACCCAGAAGAGAAGTTTGAGCTCATTGTTCCTAAAAAGGGAAAAGAAATGACAGCAGATGAATATAGAGCCCTTGCAGATGAGAAGATGCAAGATATGATGAAAAAATACCAAGGAAAGCCAGGAGGAGAACATCAAATGACTATAAAAATCGGTAATTAAAAACCATATATTTCAAGAAAACTAAACCAACATGAAATTTATTTTTAGGGTTTTTGCGGGATTTCTCCTTTTGATTTTCCTTTCTTTTCCTTCTTACTCTCAAACAAAAAATCTGATTGGGCAGGTGGTGGATACATTAAGTCAGCCGATTAGCTATGCAAATGTGGTCGCAGTCAATCAGACTACTCAAAAGATCGGGGCATTTGCCATCACCAATGGGGATGGACGTTTTAAACTGGCCTTAACTCCAGGGTCTGAGTACTTACTCAGAATTTCATTTGTAGGGTATAAAAAGTTTGAGCGTACCATTTCAGATTGGTCTCCAGACGAGCCTATCCAAGTGATTTTATCCACTGACGAAACCATGCTGGATCAGGTGGAAGTCGTGACTGAACTACCTGTAACTATGCAGGGAGATACATTGACTTATAAGACAGACGCCTTTACCACTGGGACTGAACGAAAATTAAAAGATGTACTGGAAAAGCTTCCCGGTTTTGAGATTGATGAGGATGGAGGGGTGAAAGTTCAAGGAAAGAAAGTAGATAAAGTCATGGTGGATGGGAAAAACTTTTTTGATGGGGATACAAAATTGGCAACCAAAAACCTTCCCGCCAATGCTGTAGATCGTGTTCAGGTTTTGAAGAATTTTAATGAAGTAGCTCCTGTTAGAGGTTTGGACACAGACGAATCCCTGGCTTTAAATATCCAGTTAAAAGATGGCAAGAAACGGATGGTGTTTGGAGATTTGACAGCAGGAGGAGGTCCAAAAGAAAGGTATTTGGGACATGCCAACGCATTTTATTACTCTCCCAAATTAAACTTGAATTTAATCGCAGATGCCAATAATGTAGGAGAATTGCCATTTACACTTCAGGATTATTTCCGATTTAGCGGAGGATTAGAAGGGCTTGGAAGAAGGACAGGATCTTCAATTTCCTTGAGTGGAGAAGATATGGGAATTCCTATGGCCCAACGAAATAATGCAGCCTCTTTAGAGACAGCATTGGGAGCATTTAATTTCAACTTTCGCCCAAGTTCTAAATGGAGACATTCCGGATTTATCATTGGTTCAAGCTCGGAAAATAAATTGGGTAGTAACTCTCAGAGAACCTATTTACGAGACGATGAAAATAATCAGGAGATTTTGACGTCTGCAAGTACTGTGGAAAATTCCTACGGATTAATGAAGTATTCAGCAACTTATACACCCCGAGAAGAAACCTATGTGAAATATTCGGTTTTTGGGAAAACTTCGGATATCCAAAATAGAAATATCATGGATTCGGATTTTGGGACCTTTAGGCAACAACTTGACAATATCCAAACTAGAAAACCTTATAGTATCCAACAGAAAGGAGAGTGGTACCATGCTCCTTCCGAAAAACGTGTCTTTTCTATGGAGGTAAACTGGGAAAAGAAATACCAAGATCCTTTGTATGATTTGACTACCAATCAAAAACCATTTGTAAACCTACTTCCAATCATGGATCAGAAACAATATCGCTTTTTGCAACAGCAAGAAGTACATTCCAGAACTATGGAAGGGGCATTTAATTATTACCAAATTTTAAATGCTACAAACCATGTGAATTTGAGCCTGGGGTATTCGGATACTAGGCAGGATATGATTTCCAGCTTAAGTCAAGTAGCTTCCGGTGAAAATTACCCAGAATTTGAAAATGATAATCGATTTGGGATTCAGGATCTTT
It encodes:
- a CDS encoding GLPGLI family protein; this encodes MKTKILLLGFIVFMGLVSTTRAQGLTGIAHYKSSSTIKFSMDSTKMAPEAMADIQRQLKKQLEKEYVLTFNQGESNWKQAESLGAGPATASSGGATIVINTGGSDLVLYKNLAEQKYLEEKDLMGKEFLVKDDLKVFEWELTGETKTIGNYTCQKATYTKILDSKRFSTGMEEMEEFKDTVQVVAWYTDQIPVSHGPSEFWGLPGLILELQNNGSTMICEKIVLNPEEKFELIVPKKGKEMTADEYRALADEKMQDMMKKYQGKPGGEHQMTIKIGN
- a CDS encoding sensor histidine kinase — translated: MVKKLQFKRIGILIGFTLLVSIGVQIYRNISQFKQIETQLTKDIQVSLDNALEAYFADLAKTDVLTLTDGKPLQLDFTVSDSLKADSLNNSFFHRVGKSKMFFKSLETLEAIDSNAATWSFSDSSKSIHLYNDLTFDSATNMTVDEQHQINIFRGLESADSIHRLKALTNTIIISITRDSLDFGKINELFQADLDRKGISINYGLLQFAKDTISGSYNYPALLNMPFKTVTKSTFLPRGQYLELYFENTALNILKRGVFELLTSLLFLGIISYAFYYLYHTIKNQKEVAEIKQDLISNITHEFKTPIATTLSAIEGIEQFNPTNDPEKNKRYLGISKMQLHKLNLMVEKLLETATLDSEQLILRMEEIDPEPILRSLLQKYQTLAPEKEVELQLPAHIKPILVDTFHFENVLSNLLDNAIKYGGDRIKISLDQSNQTKIKIWDSGGKIASGQKERIFEQFYRIPQGNVHDVKGFGIGLYYVKKIIEKHGGVIELDTAPKSTSFTTIWP
- a CDS encoding TonB-dependent receptor; its protein translation is MKFIFRVFAGFLLLIFLSFPSYSQTKNLIGQVVDTLSQPISYANVVAVNQTTQKIGAFAITNGDGRFKLALTPGSEYLLRISFVGYKKFERTISDWSPDEPIQVILSTDETMLDQVEVVTELPVTMQGDTLTYKTDAFTTGTERKLKDVLEKLPGFEIDEDGGVKVQGKKVDKVMVDGKNFFDGDTKLATKNLPANAVDRVQVLKNFNEVAPVRGLDTDESLALNIQLKDGKKRMVFGDLTAGGGPKERYLGHANAFYYSPKLNLNLIADANNVGELPFTLQDYFRFSGGLEGLGRRTGSSISLSGEDMGIPMAQRNNAASLETALGAFNFNFRPSSKWRHSGFIIGSSSENKLGSNSQRTYLRDDENNQEILTSASTVENSYGLMKYSATYTPREETYVKYSVFGKTSDIQNRNIMDSDFGTFRQQLDNIQTRKPYSIQQKGEWYHAPSEKRVFSMEVNWEKKYQDPLYDLTTNQKPFVNLLPIMDQKQYRFLQQQEVHSRTMEGAFNYYQILNATNHVNLSLGYSDTRQDMISSLSQVASGENYPEFENDNRFGIQDLYLGFTYKTKWKDFILSPSLFTHRYAWQDRQFEDLMEQDKILFLPGMYAKWAIKSNKSLTYRYQATANFMDVQQLAEGYIIQDYNSIFTGNRLLENGFYSNHSLNYSHYDFFSSMTVYGSLNWQRKRNDMVTTTDFRGINRFLTVLNIEPVNETMNGNINLDKKFNTFKISGGGRWNTFTTNNLINDVVNQNRQFSQTYEAKATTTFFKKVEVDLSYTFSTNQYKGQSTQNTFNTHTPKIELDWDIWKGLKLNTDYALNTYTNKGAGTKSEFDFWNAFLSYQGKSSPLEIRLTVWNILDTRSIRRDSFTDNLISSYSYLVQPRYGLITVKWDI